A stretch of Nonomuraea africana DNA encodes these proteins:
- a CDS encoding BtrH N-terminal domain-containing protein yields MTIVKDIEARGMHHCETTALGVLLRHEGLDLSEPMLFGLGSGLSFIYWDSKGMAFPFLGGRVKPFDLTRNLAARLGLTLTAEETTSPRKAWENVAAPIDAGRPVGLQLDCYHLDYFRSKVHFGGHVVAMYGYDEHDVYLVDTDQQGGAVRTSRASLAMARAERGPMTARNRSFTITLPAHPLSWQDQIIPAIKDCADAFLAAPIANLGHRGIEKAGKQVPRWLLRAEEPQQDLPQAALLMEKGGTGGALFRALYRDFLDECTRLIDDGNLRAGHRLYAEAAVLWTDVSTLIAKAGESGDAGHLEQAGVILHDLSRIEKDAMQLLRQL; encoded by the coding sequence ATGACCATCGTGAAGGACATCGAGGCCCGCGGCATGCACCACTGCGAGACGACGGCGTTGGGGGTGCTGTTGCGGCATGAGGGACTTGATCTGTCCGAGCCCATGTTGTTCGGGCTGGGCTCGGGCCTGTCCTTCATCTATTGGGACAGCAAGGGCATGGCGTTCCCCTTTCTCGGAGGCCGCGTCAAGCCTTTCGACCTCACCAGGAACCTGGCCGCCAGGCTGGGGCTGACGTTAACGGCCGAAGAGACCACCTCACCGCGCAAGGCGTGGGAGAACGTGGCCGCCCCCATCGACGCCGGTCGGCCGGTCGGCCTCCAGCTCGACTGCTACCACCTGGACTATTTCCGCTCCAAGGTGCACTTCGGCGGTCATGTCGTCGCCATGTACGGCTACGACGAGCACGACGTCTACCTTGTGGACACCGACCAGCAGGGAGGAGCGGTGCGCACCAGCCGGGCCAGCCTCGCCATGGCGCGGGCCGAACGAGGCCCGATGACCGCCAGGAACCGATCCTTCACCATCACCCTGCCGGCTCACCCGCTTTCCTGGCAGGACCAGATCATCCCCGCCATCAAAGACTGCGCCGACGCCTTCCTCGCCGCTCCCATCGCGAACCTGGGCCACCGCGGCATCGAGAAAGCCGGCAAGCAGGTGCCCAGATGGCTGCTACGCGCCGAAGAGCCGCAGCAGGACCTGCCGCAGGCCGCCCTTCTCATGGAGAAGGGCGGCACCGGCGGTGCCCTGTTTCGCGCCCTCTATCGCGACTTCCTCGACGAGTGCACCCGGCTGATCGACGACGGCAACCTCCGCGCCGGTCACAGGCTGTACGCCGAGGCCGCCGTCCTGTGGACGGACGTGTCCACCTTGATCGCGAAGGCTGGAGAGAGCGGCGACGCGGGGCACCTCGAGCAGGCCGGCGTCATCCTCCACGATCTTTCGCGCATCGAGAAGGACGCCATGCAGCTGCTGCGTCAGTTGTAG
- a CDS encoding PadR family transcriptional regulator, with translation MSEPMYFVLTALLDGPLHGHAILKRIGELSAGRVRPTVGTLYAILERLAARGVLAVDHEETVNGRVRRYFRITDEGTAIVRSEARRMNEAAALVLNREALA, from the coding sequence GTGAGCGAGCCGATGTACTTCGTGCTCACCGCGCTGCTCGACGGTCCGCTGCACGGCCACGCGATCCTCAAGCGGATCGGCGAGCTGTCGGCAGGCCGGGTCCGGCCGACGGTCGGCACCCTCTACGCCATCCTCGAACGCCTCGCCGCCCGCGGGGTGCTCGCCGTCGACCATGAGGAGACGGTCAACGGCCGGGTCCGCCGCTACTTCCGGATCACCGACGAAGGGACGGCGATCGTCAGGAGCGAGGCCAGGCGCATGAACGAGGCGGCGGCCCTGGTCCTCAACCGCGAGGCCCTCGCGTGA
- a CDS encoding M28 family metallopeptidase: MRKRAYRSVLAAVTAVSAITLPLVSAAPASADPDPAALSKSITAPMVKRHLEKLQEIADANGGTRASGTPGFDQSVDYVAGRLRKAGYQVTLQEFEFPFFRELEKPALARTSPAPKTYIPATDFATMTYSGSGDVTGTVQGVDLVLPPTPAPSSTSGCEASDFAGFTAGNIALMQRGTCTFQVKAENAQAAGASAVIIFNEGQPGRDGLLNGTAGIPFTIPVVGTTFAAGNELAAAGTVAQVKTRTESDLHRKTRNIIAEHRSGDPNKVVALGAHLDSVVAGPGINDNGSGSAAILETALRLAPLPTKNKLRFYFWGAEELGLLGSEHYVANLSAEEKAKIKLYLNFDMIASPNYTFGIYDGDNSDGVGAPAGPPGSDKIEKLFEKYYTTIGKPFVGTDFTGRSDYGPFIEVGIPAGGLFTGAEGIKTEAEAAKFGGQAGVAYDKCYHQECDTIANINDEALAINSGAVATAAVVYAYSKELPGGGTPGSTTPGTGGGGDDHDHDHVVSE; encoded by the coding sequence ATGCGCAAACGCGCGTACCGGAGTGTGCTGGCCGCCGTCACCGCGGTCTCGGCCATCACTCTTCCCCTCGTCTCGGCCGCCCCGGCCAGCGCGGACCCCGACCCCGCGGCGCTCAGCAAGAGCATCACCGCACCCATGGTGAAGCGGCACCTGGAGAAACTGCAGGAGATCGCCGACGCCAACGGCGGCACCCGCGCTTCGGGCACCCCGGGCTTCGACCAGTCGGTGGACTACGTCGCCGGCAGGCTCCGCAAGGCCGGTTACCAGGTCACGCTCCAGGAGTTCGAGTTCCCATTCTTCCGCGAGTTAGAGAAGCCGGCCCTGGCAAGGACCTCTCCCGCTCCCAAGACTTACATCCCCGCGACGGACTTCGCGACCATGACGTACTCCGGCTCGGGCGATGTCACCGGCACCGTGCAGGGTGTGGACCTGGTCCTGCCGCCGACGCCTGCGCCGAGCTCCACCTCCGGATGCGAGGCGAGCGACTTCGCCGGGTTCACCGCGGGCAACATCGCCCTGATGCAGCGCGGCACCTGCACCTTCCAGGTCAAGGCGGAGAACGCACAGGCCGCGGGCGCCAGCGCGGTGATCATCTTCAATGAGGGCCAGCCCGGCCGCGACGGGTTGCTGAACGGCACCGCCGGCATCCCCTTCACCATCCCGGTCGTGGGAACGACCTTCGCCGCGGGTAACGAACTCGCCGCGGCAGGAACCGTCGCCCAGGTCAAGACCAGGACGGAAAGCGACCTGCACCGCAAGACCCGCAACATCATCGCCGAGCACCGCTCCGGCGACCCCAACAAGGTCGTCGCCCTCGGCGCGCACCTCGACAGCGTGGTCGCCGGCCCCGGCATCAACGACAACGGCTCCGGCAGCGCGGCGATCCTGGAGACCGCGCTGAGGCTGGCCCCGCTGCCCACCAAGAACAAGCTCCGCTTCTACTTCTGGGGCGCCGAGGAGCTCGGCCTTCTCGGCTCCGAACACTACGTGGCCAACCTCTCCGCCGAGGAGAAGGCCAAGATCAAGCTGTACCTCAACTTCGACATGATCGCGTCGCCGAACTACACCTTCGGCATCTACGACGGCGACAACTCCGACGGTGTCGGCGCCCCGGCCGGCCCGCCCGGTTCGGACAAGATCGAGAAGCTCTTCGAGAAGTACTACACCACGATCGGCAAGCCGTTCGTCGGCACCGACTTCACCGGCCGCTCCGACTACGGCCCCTTCATCGAGGTCGGCATCCCGGCCGGCGGCCTGTTCACCGGCGCCGAAGGCATCAAGACCGAGGCCGAGGCCGCGAAGTTCGGCGGCCAGGCAGGGGTGGCCTACGACAAGTGCTACCACCAGGAGTGCGACACCATCGCCAACATCAACGACGAGGCCCTGGCGATCAACTCCGGCGCCGTCGCCACCGCCGCGGTGGTCTACGCCTACAGCAAGGAACTGCCCGGAGGCGGAACCCCCGGCTCCACCACTCCCGGCACCGGCGGCGGCGGTGACGACCACGACCACGACCATGTGGTGAGCGAGTAA
- a CDS encoding DUF4352 domain-containing protein: MSYPQDPYGQQPPHGQQRYGYGPPQRPPGYGYQPPTQPPPPQRNIGVIVLLAVGLPLLLLAGCAAVVITIGGNVDQVVTTADEPNARVNLNTPSQPPTVATQAAPETGATDPAGAPSSSAQSRAAAARVGEAITLAGNDPGLQVAVTVNQVFAAATSANAYMKPKTGYRYVGVQVTLNSTGQAVYSDAPSNGAVLIDSEGQQYRSTIGQISEGQSFEGSVSMNPGDSRKGVIVFEVPEKAVLTRFQFGLNSGFATEKGEWLLN, from the coding sequence ATGTCTTACCCACAGGACCCCTACGGTCAGCAGCCGCCTCATGGCCAGCAGCGGTACGGGTATGGCCCTCCGCAGCGGCCGCCCGGATACGGCTACCAGCCGCCCACTCAGCCGCCACCGCCGCAGCGCAACATCGGCGTGATCGTGCTGTTGGCCGTCGGCCTGCCGCTGCTGCTGTTAGCGGGCTGCGCCGCTGTGGTCATCACCATCGGCGGCAACGTCGATCAGGTCGTGACCACAGCAGATGAGCCGAACGCCCGAGTGAATCTGAACACCCCCAGCCAGCCGCCGACCGTAGCCACGCAAGCCGCTCCCGAGACGGGTGCAACCGATCCGGCCGGCGCCCCGAGCTCTTCGGCGCAGAGCCGAGCCGCGGCGGCCAGGGTCGGCGAGGCCATCACTCTGGCGGGCAACGACCCGGGGCTGCAGGTGGCGGTCACCGTCAACCAGGTGTTCGCAGCCGCCACCTCGGCCAACGCCTATATGAAGCCGAAGACGGGCTACCGCTACGTCGGCGTCCAGGTGACGCTGAACTCGACGGGTCAGGCCGTGTACAGCGATGCGCCCTCCAATGGTGCCGTCCTCATCGACAGCGAAGGTCAGCAGTACAGGTCGACGATCGGCCAGATCAGCGAGGGCCAGTCCTTCGAGGGATCGGTGTCGATGAATCCTGGCGACAGTCGCAAGGGCGTGATCGTGTTCGAGGTGCCTGAGAAGGCGGTGCTGACGAGGTTCCAGTTTGGGCTGAACAGCGGCTTTGCCACTGAAAAGGGCGAATGGCTGCTCAACTGA